Proteins co-encoded in one Klebsiella michiganensis genomic window:
- a CDS encoding LacI family transcriptional regulator, protein MHKQSVTAEDVARRAGVSRAVVSRALSNNGSISPATRERVLQVAEELGYQVNFLAQGLNRRRSHLIGVIVSRINDPFRSSLLDGLLSEIQRNGFQALVTEIRSEQELAETLRHFTQFRVSGVIVTSGKPPEALVNECVQQHIPVVGINRQPDIPGVDYVCSDNVAGAVLAAEQLVNSGCKHFGWLNNHASTWAGRMRGEAFRQALSDRGVEVDTNLVSLLCAAEGYEGGCQAAAAVAQLPDGIFCANAQLACGFLDGMRQRGKHAPQDFQLIGFDNTPQTAQYSYRLTTLHQDVAEISRLALGHLLERARTPAQPSRTSWVKVSMIHRHTSISLT, encoded by the coding sequence ATGCATAAACAAAGCGTGACCGCAGAGGACGTGGCCCGGCGGGCGGGCGTTTCCCGCGCCGTGGTTTCCCGCGCGCTGAGCAACAACGGCAGTATTTCCCCCGCCACGCGGGAACGCGTGTTGCAGGTAGCCGAAGAGCTTGGCTATCAGGTCAATTTTCTTGCCCAGGGGCTTAACCGCCGACGCAGCCACCTGATTGGCGTCATTGTATCGCGCATCAACGATCCGTTTCGCAGTAGCCTGCTTGACGGCCTTCTCAGCGAAATTCAGCGCAACGGCTTTCAGGCGCTGGTGACGGAGATCCGCTCTGAGCAGGAGCTGGCGGAAACGCTGCGCCATTTCACTCAGTTTCGCGTCTCCGGGGTGATTGTCACATCCGGTAAACCGCCCGAGGCGCTGGTGAATGAGTGCGTGCAGCAGCATATTCCGGTGGTGGGCATCAACCGCCAGCCAGATATTCCCGGCGTGGATTATGTCTGCTCCGATAACGTTGCCGGGGCGGTGCTCGCCGCTGAGCAACTGGTCAACAGCGGGTGCAAACATTTTGGCTGGCTCAACAACCATGCCTCTACCTGGGCCGGCAGAATGCGCGGCGAAGCGTTCCGCCAGGCCCTGAGCGATCGCGGCGTGGAGGTCGATACCAACCTGGTGTCACTACTTTGCGCGGCCGAAGGTTACGAAGGCGGCTGTCAGGCCGCAGCGGCGGTGGCACAGCTCCCGGACGGGATTTTCTGCGCTAACGCCCAGCTAGCCTGTGGTTTTCTCGACGGAATGCGCCAGCGCGGCAAACATGCTCCGCAGGATTTTCAGCTGATCGGTTTTGACAATACGCCGCAAACGGCGCAGTACAGCTACCGGCTCACCACCCTCCATCAGGATGTGGCTGAAATCTCGCGGCTGGCGCTGGGACACCTGCTGGAGCGCGCTCGTACGCCAGCACAGCCTTCACGCACCAGTTGGGTGAAGGTCAGCATGATCCACCGACACACCTCAATTTCCCTTACCTAA
- a CDS encoding inositol monophosphatase, producing the protein MTEQQHQALCTLIREAGARAQALRDAGLSVEKKGRQDFVSQADILVEQEIESWLTLHCPQDGFLGEESGLVEGEQGVWVLDPVDGTTNFILGMDYWCISLAYVSQNVIQLGIIYAPDRDEFFFARHGAGAFLNGKPLKLHDPSPESVVIGLGRSSRAPVPLYARTIEDVLNDGMEYRRFGAGALMLAHVAAGQVHAYYEEHMNSWDALAGLLLITEAGGSSNAFLANGGLLKGNLVLAGCTSVQERLMALLEA; encoded by the coding sequence ATGACCGAACAACAGCATCAGGCGTTATGCACGTTAATCCGCGAAGCGGGCGCCCGCGCCCAAGCGCTGCGCGATGCAGGCTTAAGCGTTGAGAAAAAGGGCCGCCAGGATTTCGTCTCACAGGCGGATATTCTGGTTGAACAGGAGATTGAAAGCTGGCTAACGCTACATTGCCCGCAGGACGGCTTTCTGGGTGAAGAAAGCGGCCTGGTGGAAGGCGAGCAAGGCGTCTGGGTGCTCGACCCCGTAGACGGGACGACTAACTTTATTCTGGGCATGGACTACTGGTGTATCTCCCTCGCCTACGTCAGCCAGAACGTGATTCAGTTGGGGATTATCTACGCGCCCGACCGCGACGAGTTCTTCTTTGCCCGCCACGGCGCGGGCGCGTTCCTGAACGGCAAGCCGCTCAAGCTGCACGATCCGTCCCCGGAAAGCGTGGTCATCGGCCTGGGCCGTTCGAGCCGGGCGCCGGTGCCGCTTTATGCGCGCACCATAGAAGATGTCCTGAACGACGGCATGGAGTACCGGCGTTTTGGCGCAGGCGCCCTGATGCTGGCGCACGTTGCCGCAGGTCAGGTTCACGCCTATTACGAAGAGCATATGAACAGCTGGGACGCCCTGGCCGGGCTGCTGCTGATCACCGAAGCCGGCGGCAGCAGTAATGCGTTTCTCGCCAACGGTGGCCTGTTGAAAGGCAACCTGGTGCTGGCCGGCTGCACCAGCGTGCAGGAAAGGTTAATGGCGCTGCTGGAGGCGTAA
- a CDS encoding chitosanase — protein sequence MLPPKLGVFLLVGFCLTAQVSAEDLLSPAKREIAMQLVSSAENASLDWRKQYAYIEDIDDDRGYTAGLIGFTSANGDMLDVVGRYTAQQGGNPLEKYLPALKTHAEEESSAHTGLDPDFVSAWKQAAKDPAFRAAQDQILTEQYLEPAVKQAKEDGLSTLGQFIYYDALVMHGPGNQREAFGGIRAAANKVAKIPAQGGSEKAWLNAFLDARVKIMREEKAHEETSRVELEQRRFLREGNYSLSPPLRWRTNDEDFVIDR from the coding sequence ATGCTGCCACCGAAGCTGGGCGTATTTTTACTGGTTGGGTTCTGTCTCACTGCTCAGGTATCTGCGGAGGATCTGCTGTCTCCGGCCAAAAGAGAGATTGCCATGCAGCTCGTGTCCAGCGCGGAAAACGCCTCGCTGGACTGGCGAAAACAGTATGCCTATATAGAAGATATCGACGATGACCGCGGCTATACCGCTGGGCTTATCGGCTTTACATCCGCCAATGGCGATATGCTTGATGTTGTGGGGCGTTACACCGCTCAGCAGGGGGGAAATCCGCTAGAGAAATATCTGCCAGCCTTGAAAACGCATGCGGAAGAAGAAAGCAGCGCCCATACCGGGCTCGACCCTGATTTTGTCAGCGCCTGGAAGCAGGCGGCAAAAGATCCCGCCTTCAGGGCTGCGCAGGATCAAATTCTCACAGAGCAGTATCTTGAGCCCGCCGTTAAGCAAGCGAAAGAAGATGGACTGAGCACGCTCGGGCAGTTTATCTATTATGATGCGTTGGTCATGCACGGGCCGGGTAACCAGCGAGAAGCGTTTGGTGGCATTCGCGCGGCGGCAAATAAAGTCGCCAAAATCCCCGCGCAGGGCGGCAGCGAGAAGGCCTGGCTGAACGCGTTTTTAGATGCCCGGGTGAAAATTATGCGGGAAGAAAAAGCCCACGAAGAGACGTCCCGCGTTGAGCTTGAGCAGCGCCGTTTTCTCAGAGAGGGGAATTACAGTCTGTCGCCGCCGCTGCGCTGGCGAACCAACGACGAAGACTTTGTCATCGACCGCTAA
- a CDS encoding cytochrome D ubiquinol oxidase subunit I codes for MFGLDAFHLARIQFAFTVSFHIIFPAITIGLASYLAVLEGLWLKSKNPVYRSLYHFWSKIFAVNFGMGVVSGLVMAYQFGTNWSGFSQFAGSITGPLLTYEVLTAFFLEAGFLGVMLFGWNRVGPGLHFFATCMVALGTIISTFWILASNSWMQTPQGFEIHSGQVVPVDWLAVVFNPSFPYRLLHMSVAAFLSSAFFVGASAAWHLLRGNSTPAIRTMFSMALWMAVIVAPIQAMIGDMHGLNTLQHQPAKIAAIEGHWENRPGEPTPLLLFGLPDMDQERTRFGLEIPALGSLILTHSLEKQVPALKEFPKEDRPNSPIVFWSFRIMAGLGMLMILLGVASLWLRYRDRLFDSRPFLRFALWMGPSGLIAILAGWITTEVGRQPWVVYGLLRTKDAVSAHGTLQMSLSLAAFFVVYMSVFGIGYGYMIRLIKKGPQPLDDHPAQGTPSRPLSAVAESLEEPR; via the coding sequence ATGTTCGGTTTAGACGCTTTTCACCTGGCGAGGATTCAGTTTGCTTTTACGGTCTCCTTCCACATTATTTTCCCGGCTATTACCATCGGGCTTGCCAGCTACCTCGCGGTACTCGAGGGACTCTGGCTAAAGTCTAAAAATCCGGTTTATCGCTCGCTGTACCACTTCTGGTCGAAGATTTTTGCCGTTAACTTTGGCATGGGCGTGGTGTCCGGGCTGGTGATGGCCTATCAGTTTGGCACCAACTGGAGTGGGTTTTCGCAGTTTGCCGGCAGCATAACCGGCCCGCTGCTGACTTACGAAGTGCTGACCGCCTTCTTCCTTGAAGCCGGTTTTCTCGGCGTGATGCTGTTTGGCTGGAACCGCGTTGGCCCGGGCCTGCACTTCTTTGCTACCTGCATGGTGGCGCTCGGGACAATTATTTCCACGTTCTGGATCCTCGCCTCAAACAGTTGGATGCAAACCCCGCAGGGCTTTGAGATCCACAGCGGCCAGGTCGTCCCGGTGGACTGGCTGGCGGTGGTGTTTAACCCCTCTTTCCCTTATCGCCTGCTGCACATGTCGGTGGCGGCGTTCCTGAGCAGCGCCTTCTTCGTCGGGGCTTCCGCCGCCTGGCATCTGCTGCGGGGGAACAGTACGCCGGCCATTCGCACTATGTTTTCAATGGCCCTGTGGATGGCGGTGATCGTCGCCCCGATTCAGGCAATGATAGGGGATATGCACGGCCTGAATACGCTCCAGCATCAGCCGGCCAAAATCGCCGCCATTGAAGGGCACTGGGAAAACCGTCCCGGCGAGCCAACGCCGCTACTGCTGTTCGGCCTGCCGGATATGGACCAGGAGCGCACCCGCTTTGGCCTGGAAATCCCGGCACTCGGCAGCCTTATCCTGACCCACAGTCTGGAAAAACAGGTACCTGCGCTAAAAGAGTTCCCGAAAGAGGACCGCCCCAATTCACCGATTGTCTTTTGGTCGTTCCGCATCATGGCCGGCCTGGGCATGTTGATGATCCTGCTCGGCGTCGCCAGCCTGTGGCTTCGCTACCGTGACCGGTTGTTCGACAGTCGCCCGTTCCTGCGCTTTGCGCTGTGGATGGGGCCTTCGGGGCTGATTGCTATCCTTGCCGGATGGATAACGACGGAAGTTGGCCGCCAGCCGTGGGTGGTCTACGGCCTGCTGCGTACCAAAGACGCCGTGTCTGCGCACGGTACGCTGCAAATGAGCCTCAGCCTGGCCGCTTTCTTTGTGGTGTACATGTCGGTGTTTGGCATCGGCTACGGCTACATGATCAGGCTTATCAAGAAAGGCCCGCAGCCGTTGGACGATCATCCTGCCCAGGGCACCCCGTCCCGCCCGCTTTCTGCTGTCGCTGAATCACTTGAGGAGCCACGCTAA
- a CDS encoding ubiquinol oxidase subunit II: MGIDLSVIWFVIIVFATLMYIVMDGFDLGIGILFPFIRGAEDRDVMVNSVAPVWDGNETWLVLGGAALFGAFPLAYAVIVDALTIPLTLMLVGLIFRGVAFEFRFKATPAHRPFWDEAFLGGSILATFCQGIAVGAVISGFPVSGRHFAGGQLDWLTPFNLFCGLGLVIAYALLGATWLVMKSEDPLQKRMRSLTPGLLLALLVTLAVISVWTPLRHPNIAERWFSLPNLLFLLPVPLLVVLFSLWLWRSVRSTNSLHATPFGLTLGLIFLGFSGLGISIWPNIIPPGITLWQAAAPPQSQGFMLVGALFIIPIILVYTFWSYYVFRGKVQHGEGYH, from the coding sequence ATGGGCATCGATTTATCCGTTATTTGGTTTGTGATCATCGTCTTCGCCACCCTGATGTACATCGTGATGGATGGCTTCGATCTGGGCATTGGCATTCTGTTTCCGTTTATTCGCGGGGCAGAAGACCGCGATGTGATGGTCAACAGCGTGGCACCGGTCTGGGATGGGAACGAAACCTGGCTGGTGCTGGGCGGTGCCGCCCTGTTTGGCGCTTTCCCACTGGCGTATGCGGTGATCGTCGATGCCTTGACTATCCCCCTTACGCTGATGCTGGTGGGGCTGATTTTTCGCGGCGTCGCCTTCGAGTTCCGCTTTAAGGCCACGCCGGCGCATCGCCCCTTCTGGGATGAGGCTTTTCTGGGCGGATCGATTCTGGCCACCTTTTGCCAGGGTATCGCCGTCGGGGCCGTTATCTCCGGTTTTCCGGTCAGCGGGAGGCATTTTGCCGGCGGGCAGCTTGACTGGCTGACGCCGTTTAACCTGTTCTGCGGGCTGGGCCTGGTTATTGCCTACGCTCTGCTGGGTGCCACCTGGCTGGTAATGAAAAGTGAAGATCCGCTGCAAAAAAGAATGCGGAGCCTCACCCCTGGCCTGCTGCTGGCGCTATTGGTTACCCTCGCGGTGATAAGCGTCTGGACCCCGCTTCGCCACCCTAACATTGCAGAACGCTGGTTCAGTCTGCCAAACCTGCTATTCCTGCTGCCGGTACCGCTGCTTGTGGTGCTGTTCAGCCTGTGGCTTTGGCGTAGCGTTCGGTCGACTAACAGCCTGCACGCCACGCCGTTTGGGCTGACGCTGGGGCTGATTTTCCTCGGCTTTAGCGGGCTGGGCATCAGCATCTGGCCAAACATCATTCCTCCCGGCATTACGCTTTGGCAGGCTGCCGCTCCGCCCCAAAGTCAGGGCTTTATGCTGGTTGGCGCGCTGTTTATTATTCCGATCATTCTGGTCTACACCTTCTGGAGCTATTACGTGTTCCGGGGAAAAGTGCAGCATGGCGAGGGTTACCACTGA
- the nfrB gene encoding bacteriophage N4 adsorption protein B has product MDGWVDYFSSYLYGVKVIAMGLAILIFINGIDDLFIDVVYWFRRAWRACTLHRQPPHVSRQALYQLQEKPLAILVPAWHETGVVGKMARLAATSIDYENYHIFIGIYPNDATTQRDVEDVCARFPNVHKVVCARPGPTNKADCLNNILDAVFQFERDACFSFSGFVLHDAEDVISPLELRLFNALVDRNDLIQLPVYPLERSWKHFTSLSYLDEFSELQGKDVPVREALSGQVPSAGVGTCFSRRAVLALLADGDGRAFDAQSLSEEYDISFRLRKKGMTETFCRFQVRDDADEPQRLFGARRRTPNVVCVREYFPDTFRAAVRQKSRWIIGTVFQGFKTHRWTSSWTLNYFLWRDRKGGLINFLGFGAMLIAIQLAALWIYQHTVDNAWQFMSIFCCDEWFVILLWINLGLMANRLVQRIIFVTGFYGFWQGVMSIPRLFWGTLINFMANCRALRQVILHGDPHRVAWDKTLHDFPRGQARNPALRPLGEILMAHGMISQHQLDEAIQQRVPGLKLGGRLLKSGVINGLQLAQALAEQAGVPMERMDCRCLDKRLIAALPSGVARHYAVLPLREEPDRLVLASESRLDPVSLAALSRKIGRPVRYVIVPRGEVVVGLRQGYGDAQNTEQFALLSRAAAAGMLSPQRAEALWHEYVSGQILFAEVLITESYLDAAVLKAVLLRYERSDMQFGDFLVQEGVVGQAAVDHALEQQKKLQPSLSGLMHSAGLSSLQISSLIGELA; this is encoded by the coding sequence ATGGACGGGTGGGTGGATTACTTTTCGAGCTATCTTTATGGTGTCAAAGTAATCGCAATGGGTTTGGCTATTTTGATATTTATCAATGGAATAGACGACCTTTTTATTGACGTTGTGTATTGGTTCCGTCGCGCGTGGCGCGCCTGTACCCTGCATCGTCAACCCCCGCATGTCAGCCGCCAGGCGCTGTACCAGCTGCAGGAAAAACCATTAGCAATATTGGTGCCAGCATGGCATGAAACGGGCGTTGTGGGCAAAATGGCCCGCCTGGCAGCGACATCAATTGACTACGAAAATTACCATATTTTTATTGGTATCTACCCGAACGACGCCACAACCCAACGCGACGTTGAGGACGTATGCGCTCGTTTTCCTAACGTGCATAAAGTCGTCTGCGCCCGGCCAGGCCCAACGAACAAAGCCGACTGCCTGAACAACATCCTGGATGCCGTTTTTCAGTTTGAACGTGACGCCTGTTTTAGCTTCTCCGGTTTTGTTCTTCACGATGCGGAGGACGTTATCTCCCCGCTCGAACTGCGCCTGTTTAACGCCCTGGTCGACCGCAACGATCTGATTCAGCTCCCGGTTTATCCGCTTGAACGAAGCTGGAAGCACTTCACTAGCCTGAGCTATCTGGATGAGTTTTCCGAACTCCAGGGTAAAGATGTGCCCGTCCGTGAGGCTTTATCCGGGCAAGTGCCCAGCGCGGGCGTAGGAACCTGCTTTAGCCGCCGGGCCGTACTTGCGCTGCTGGCGGACGGTGACGGTCGGGCTTTCGACGCCCAAAGCCTGAGCGAGGAGTACGACATCAGTTTCCGCTTGCGGAAAAAAGGCATGACGGAGACTTTTTGCCGTTTTCAGGTGCGGGACGATGCCGATGAGCCGCAGAGATTGTTTGGGGCGCGGCGGCGAACGCCTAACGTGGTTTGCGTCCGTGAATATTTCCCGGATACCTTTCGCGCGGCGGTGCGGCAGAAATCACGCTGGATAATCGGCACTGTTTTTCAGGGGTTCAAAACCCATCGCTGGACATCAAGCTGGACGCTCAATTATTTCCTGTGGCGAGACAGAAAGGGCGGCCTGATTAATTTTCTGGGTTTTGGCGCCATGCTGATAGCTATCCAATTGGCGGCGCTTTGGATTTATCAGCACACCGTGGATAACGCCTGGCAATTTATGTCGATATTTTGCTGTGATGAATGGTTCGTCATCCTGCTGTGGATTAATCTCGGCCTGATGGCCAACCGCCTTGTGCAGCGTATTATTTTCGTCACCGGCTTTTACGGATTCTGGCAGGGGGTGATGAGCATTCCACGGCTGTTCTGGGGCACTCTGATCAATTTTATGGCTAATTGCCGCGCTCTCCGGCAGGTGATTTTGCACGGCGATCCGCACCGAGTGGCCTGGGATAAAACCCTGCATGACTTCCCCCGCGGGCAGGCCCGGAATCCGGCCCTGCGCCCGTTGGGTGAAATACTGATGGCACACGGCATGATTAGCCAGCATCAGTTGGATGAGGCCATACAACAGCGCGTTCCAGGCCTGAAACTTGGCGGGCGCCTGCTGAAAAGCGGCGTTATCAATGGGCTGCAACTTGCCCAGGCGCTGGCAGAACAGGCTGGTGTACCTATGGAGCGCATGGATTGCCGCTGCCTCGATAAACGACTCATCGCCGCGCTACCTTCAGGGGTGGCGCGTCATTACGCCGTATTACCGCTGCGAGAAGAGCCTGACCGGTTGGTTCTTGCCAGTGAAAGCCGGCTGGATCCCGTTTCACTGGCGGCGCTGTCACGCAAGATTGGCCGCCCTGTGCGCTATGTTATCGTGCCTCGCGGTGAGGTTGTGGTTGGGCTAAGACAGGGGTACGGCGACGCACAAAATACCGAGCAATTCGCGTTGCTTTCCAGGGCTGCGGCCGCGGGGATGCTGAGTCCACAGCGGGCTGAAGCGCTATGGCACGAGTATGTGTCCGGTCAAATCCTGTTTGCAGAAGTGTTAATCACTGAAAGCTATCTGGATGCGGCCGTGCTGAAAGCAGTTCTGTTGCGCTATGAACGCAGCGACATGCAATTTGGCGATTTTCTGGTGCAGGAAGGTGTCGTCGGGCAGGCTGCGGTCGACCACGCCCTGGAACAGCAGAAAAAACTGCAGCCTTCGTTGAGCGGGCTGATGCACAGCGCCGGGTTGAGCAGCCTGCAAATCTCCAGCCTGATCGGAGAATTAGCATGA
- a CDS encoding multidrug transporter, which translates to MTYSWLILAIVAEVIATTALKLSDGFSRLWPSVVTILFYGVAFYALSITMRTIPTGIIYAIWSGAGIVLIGMIGWLFLGQKLDWPALAGMALIILGVLVINLFSKSVAH; encoded by the coding sequence ATGACCTACAGCTGGCTTATTCTCGCAATCGTTGCCGAAGTGATTGCCACCACCGCGTTAAAACTTTCCGATGGTTTCAGCCGCCTGTGGCCAAGCGTGGTGACGATTCTGTTCTATGGCGTTGCGTTTTACGCGCTGTCGATAACCATGCGCACAATTCCGACCGGGATTATTTATGCCATCTGGTCAGGTGCCGGGATCGTATTGATAGGTATGATTGGCTGGCTTTTCCTCGGGCAGAAGCTCGACTGGCCGGCGCTGGCGGGCATGGCGCTGATTATTCTTGGCGTGCTGGTGATTAACCTCTTCTCCAAATCCGTGGCCCACTAA
- a CDS encoding DNA-binding protein, with amino-acid sequence MTQPIDTIAKSLVRERGRAGLSLAEVARRAGIAKSTLSQLEAGNGNPSLETLWALCVALNIPFATLLEPQSARTQIIRRGEGSRIAAEQANYVAILLATCPPGVRRDIYLVEAQPGTPRLSEPHPPGSVEHMIVTQGRALVGLTESAAELGVGDYICYPADQPHIFRALEADTMAIMVAEQN; translated from the coding sequence ATGACCCAGCCAATAGACACCATCGCCAAAAGCCTGGTCCGGGAACGCGGGCGCGCAGGGCTGTCGCTGGCGGAAGTGGCCCGCAGAGCCGGGATTGCAAAATCCACGCTCTCGCAGCTGGAGGCCGGGAACGGCAATCCTAGCCTGGAAACGCTTTGGGCGCTGTGCGTGGCGTTGAATATTCCGTTTGCCACGCTGCTGGAGCCGCAAAGTGCCAGAACGCAGATTATTCGCCGGGGAGAGGGCAGCCGCATTGCCGCCGAACAGGCTAATTATGTCGCTATTTTGCTGGCAACCTGCCCGCCGGGCGTGCGGCGGGATATCTACCTGGTAGAGGCGCAGCCGGGCACGCCGCGGCTGTCAGAGCCACATCCACCGGGGTCGGTGGAACATATGATTGTCACCCAGGGGCGGGCGCTGGTCGGCCTGACGGAGTCTGCCGCAGAACTGGGCGTGGGGGACTATATTTGTTACCCGGCGGATCAGCCGCATATTTTCCGCGCGTTGGAAGCGGATACCATGGCCATTATGGTGGCGGAGCAGAATTAA
- a CDS encoding branched-chain amino acid ABC transporter permease: MREHLRTLPGDTKKAIFLVCLAVGVVGVSYGSLAMAYGFPLWLPVLASFVVLAGASEFMFIGIIASGGNPFAAAMAGLLVNARHIPFGVAVRELVGTRLLSLLGCHIMNDESVVFGLSQATPEKRKAAYWLCGAGVALFWPAGTLLGAGVGSLLPSPEVIGLDAVFPAILLALVIPAFKSRTTLIRASTGAAISLAATPFAPVGLPVLLSMLGLLARKK; encoded by the coding sequence ATGCGTGAACACCTCCGTACCCTGCCCGGAGACACAAAAAAAGCTATTTTCCTCGTCTGTCTCGCCGTTGGCGTCGTGGGCGTCTCCTACGGTTCACTCGCCATGGCCTACGGATTCCCGCTCTGGCTGCCGGTTCTGGCATCCTTTGTGGTGCTGGCGGGGGCATCAGAATTTATGTTTATCGGCATCATCGCCAGCGGCGGCAATCCTTTTGCTGCCGCGATGGCTGGCCTGCTGGTGAACGCCAGGCATATTCCGTTTGGCGTCGCGGTGCGGGAACTCGTGGGCACGCGCCTGCTGAGTCTCCTGGGCTGCCATATCATGAACGACGAAAGCGTGGTTTTCGGTCTGTCTCAAGCCACGCCTGAAAAACGTAAGGCCGCCTACTGGCTCTGCGGGGCTGGCGTCGCGCTCTTCTGGCCCGCAGGAACCCTGCTCGGCGCGGGCGTGGGCAGCCTGCTGCCATCCCCTGAGGTTATCGGCCTGGATGCCGTTTTCCCGGCGATTCTGCTGGCGCTGGTGATCCCGGCGTTTAAAAGCCGCACCACCCTGATTAGAGCCTCAACCGGGGCAGCCATTTCACTTGCCGCCACGCCTTTCGCACCCGTTGGGCTGCCGGTACTGCTTTCCATGCTCGGCCTGCTGGCGAGGAAAAAATAA
- a CDS encoding branched-chain amino acid transport gives MTNTFTVLAGLAVLSAGTWLMRFSGAKLGSKLALSERSQKLLNDGATTLLFSVALATTFFEGAHFAGYARFAGVAVAVILAWRKVPLIFVIIAAALVTALLRVAGIH, from the coding sequence ATGACCAACACATTTACCGTGCTTGCCGGACTGGCCGTACTTTCAGCGGGAACCTGGCTGATGCGCTTTAGCGGCGCAAAGCTCGGCAGCAAGCTGGCGCTTTCCGAACGCTCGCAAAAGCTGCTTAACGACGGGGCAACGACCCTGCTGTTTTCGGTGGCGCTGGCGACCACATTTTTTGAAGGCGCGCATTTCGCCGGATACGCCCGGTTTGCTGGCGTTGCCGTGGCCGTAATTCTTGCCTGGCGCAAAGTGCCTCTGATCTTCGTGATTATCGCCGCCGCGCTGGTTACCGCACTTCTGCGTGTGGCCGGCATTCACTGA
- a CDS encoding ABC transporter substrate-binding protein translates to MPSSPRQTTIARGLALAAAFAAFSASAAPVKGGELVYLEQQAHTNLYPPAGGFYPNGGILNQITDKLTWQNPKTLEVEPWIAESWTSNADKTEYTFKLHPGVTFSDGTPLDANAVAKNFDTYGLGNKALRLPVSEVINNYDHSEVVDPLTVKFFFKKPSPGFLQGTATIGSGLVSLKTLSRTFDELGDARNIIGSGPFVVQNETLGREVDLVARKDYQWGPKNSPQQGPANLNGIKILVTPEDSVRIGALLAGQADFIRQVQAYDEKQATDQKFPIYAAPTRGVNDGIALRPDNPLVADVKVRQALLHGTNAQQVVDTLFSANYPVARSVIASTAAGYVDLRDKLKYDPALANKLLDEAGWQKGSNGIRQKDGKPLALTIYESLPQPQNKEVLQLVAQQWKQIGVGLSVRAGDAGSRVLDTNNPQKTGVNVIEVGRADPDVIKSQFHPANRDALLQKGGLSATSQFTDDKLNALLVGISSEVDPQKRLALAGDAQRYLIDQAYVIPIFEEPQVFAGAPWLKGVAFEAVGRPSFYAAWLEKH, encoded by the coding sequence ATGCCATCATCGCCTCGCCAGACTACGATCGCTCGCGGTCTGGCATTAGCGGCAGCCTTTGCTGCTTTCAGCGCCAGCGCCGCCCCGGTAAAGGGCGGGGAATTGGTCTACCTGGAACAACAGGCTCACACCAACCTTTATCCTCCGGCCGGGGGTTTTTACCCGAACGGCGGGATCCTGAACCAAATCACCGACAAACTGACCTGGCAAAACCCCAAAACGCTGGAAGTGGAGCCGTGGATTGCCGAATCCTGGACCAGCAATGCCGACAAAACCGAATACACCTTCAAGCTGCACCCGGGGGTGACCTTCTCCGACGGCACTCCGCTGGACGCCAACGCCGTGGCCAAAAACTTTGACACCTACGGCCTCGGCAACAAAGCCCTGCGCCTGCCGGTATCTGAGGTGATCAACAACTACGATCATAGTGAGGTTGTGGACCCGCTGACCGTGAAATTCTTCTTTAAAAAACCCTCTCCGGGCTTTTTACAGGGCACCGCGACCATCGGCTCTGGCCTGGTTTCCCTGAAAACGCTGTCCCGCACCTTTGATGAGCTAGGTGATGCCCGGAATATCATCGGCTCCGGCCCGTTCGTGGTACAGAACGAAACTCTGGGGCGTGAAGTGGATCTGGTTGCGCGCAAAGACTACCAGTGGGGGCCTAAAAATAGCCCGCAGCAGGGCCCCGCCAACCTCAACGGCATTAAGATTCTGGTCACGCCGGAGGACAGCGTGCGCATCGGCGCTCTGCTGGCAGGCCAGGCCGACTTCATTCGCCAGGTGCAGGCTTATGACGAGAAGCAGGCCACCGACCAGAAATTCCCCATTTACGCCGCCCCTACCCGGGGCGTGAACGACGGCATTGCGCTGCGCCCGGATAACCCCCTGGTAGCCGACGTCAAAGTTCGCCAGGCCCTGCTGCACGGCACCAACGCTCAGCAGGTGGTCGACACCCTGTTCTCCGCTAACTACCCGGTTGCCAGGTCGGTAATTGCCAGCACCGCAGCAGGCTATGTTGACCTGCGCGATAAGCTGAAATATGACCCGGCGCTGGCAAATAAGCTGCTCGACGAAGCCGGCTGGCAAAAAGGCAGCAACGGTATTCGCCAGAAAGACGGCAAGCCGCTGGCGCTGACCATTTACGAATCCCTGCCGCAGCCGCAGAACAAAGAGGTTCTCCAGCTGGTTGCCCAGCAGTGGAAACAAATCGGCGTCGGGCTCAGCGTGCGCGCCGGTGATGCCGGCAGCCGGGTGCTGGATACCAACAATCCGCAGAAAACCGGCGTGAACGTCATCGAAGTGGGCCGCGCCGACCCGGATGTGATCAAAAGTCAGTTCCATCCGGCCAACCGCGACGCCCTGCTGCAAAAAGGCGGCCTCAGCGCCACCTCGCAGTTTACCGACGACAAGCTGAATGCTCTGCTGGTAGGGATCTCTTCCGAAGTTGATCCGCAGAAGCGCCTGGCGCTGGCGGGGGATGCCCAGCGCTATCTCATCGACCAGGCCTACGTCATCCCTATCTTTGAAGAGCCGCAGGTTTTTGCCGGGGCGCCGTGGCTGAAAGGCGTGGCTTTTGAAGCGGTCGGGCGCCCGTCGTTCTACGCCGCCTGGCTTGAAAAACACTAA